DNA from Carassius gibelio isolate Cgi1373 ecotype wild population from Czech Republic chromosome B8, carGib1.2-hapl.c, whole genome shotgun sequence:
aaagaaacaaaaattgcaaaaaaagaaaaaaatgcatttcaaaaggCCCTATACCTACAATAAAGTGCTGAGGTTGGAAATTAGGCACTTGGACAGAAATGCCATCAAGATGAACCAAAATGCCCCCcaaatttaattagcaattaaaaCAAAAGCTAAGGCTGTCGTGATCAAAGTGAAAtgggaaaacaaataaaaagtgaaCAAGAAATGACATAAAACATACCTGTAAATGTTTAATCTGGCATCGTATGACAGCAACCAGATGGCGCACATTGGTTGGGTCCCTGAAGTCTAGTGTTGGAGACCCTGGACAACTTCCGCAGCTAGAGGATGCGTCTCCACTTCCTCCACTGCCCAGGTCCAACACTTCACCCGACCGCCTGTGTCTGCGGAGGGATCTGTGATAGTGGTGCGGCTGCAAATGGCTGTGCGTTCTCCCCGCTTGTGCTCCTTCACGGTAGTAATCCAGTGTAACGCGACTGGGCGTGAGGttgttacaaacacacacatgatggTAAAGGTTGGCCAGCTCCTCAGAGAAGGCCAGAAGCTCTTCCTGCGCAGCACTGAGGTGGCCTTCAGAGTCCGTGGCGACCTGCCGTGTGGCGCCAATTTCCCGTTCTAACTGTCCAATTCGCTCCTGGTCCTGTCGGCTAGCAGCGATACACTGTCGTATTTTATCAGCAAGTTCCTGTGCCTCACCCCTCCAGCGTTCTTTCTCCTGCTTGTAGCGCTCCTCCAGGGCTTTGGAGTGTTCACCAGCCTCTTTCAGCTCCTCGTGCAGATGCACAAGCTCCTCATTTACCGCTTGCATGCGGCACTCTAGTACCTCTGTGCTTTTGGCATCCACTTCATAGTAGCTGATGACATTTTCGGCTTCTTGGTTCTGAAGAGGCCTGGGAGACGGGCTCATTCCATTCTCTCGTTCAGCAGGTCTTTTCAAGGCAGTGCCCTGAAGGGTCTCCAAACGTTGGGTCAGCTGTTCCATCTTCACCCGTTGCTCACTGAGAGCATCTTCAGACTGGGATAACTGCTGCTGGAGGTCATGCACAGTGCTGCTCAGAGtggctttctctctctccacctgGACAAGGGTACACAAACAATATGGGCTCTCAAAAACAAGGATCATGAAGATTTATTCCGATTGACTAATTAAATCCAAGTGTTTTGGATGAATAACAACACTAAAGAGAAACTTACTAAAGACACTAGAACTAAACAGACTTTTAAAGGAGGACCACTTCAGCCTGATTTATGCTACTTAAAGGGCTTTAAAtttaattcacaattttttttaggttttagtaAAAGTATCAAATTCTGAAAATCACAGCACTTTGAGTAAACCAGTATCCTTTCCCGTTCTCCTAACTTTCCTATACAACAAAGGCAGAAaggtcaaaataataattataatcaatcaatcaatataaaTCAatgatacaaatacattttaataataaaaaagaaaactggaCTATCTGGCTGGGTGAAAAACACTTGTTTCTTAGTAACTGACTTGATGGTACAGTACATCTGAGCAGGAAGTGGTATGAAACAGGAAGCAGTTTTCATGTCAGATGATGGTTTCATGCATGAAACTGCGGAGTTAAAAATAAGAAACCCCACATGACCATTTTACAGGCATTTACATCACAGGGTTTGAATCTTTTAATCTTTGGTATGAGATTAGATCTGAATAGACTGACATCAGCCAATATAAACCTCACTTGCCCCCCAGATTTATAAACAGTCTCAAGAATAATGAAACCAATGTCATGGTGATGGATGTAAATTTCTGAGATACTGGtcatatataaacacaaaaacacaagacaaATAATTCTCAGAAAGTCTCCAGTAATAAAGCTTTGATATGAAAATGCTGACACGGTTTCCTCACCTGCAGCAGCTGCTGCTTGAGTTTCTGGCTGTCTGACAGGTGCAGCTCACTCAGGAGATCAGCCACCAGCCCGGGAGCCTGCGGTCTGAGGAACACGTCACTGTTTCTGGGTGTGGAGCATCTGTTTCTCTCCATCCCTTTGGAGTTATTATACCCACTGtccatctcctcctcctcctctcctcccccTCTGTCCTTCTCTCCGTCCCGGCTGTCATCCAGCTGTAGCTCTATGTGGCCAAAAGAGTCAAATGGGTTGAGGGTAAGGGTGGTGAGCTCTCGTCTCAGGTTGTTCTTCTGCTCCCTCTCCTCTTTCAGGGCCTCGAGTGCCTCGTCCAGCTGACGCTCTGCAATCTCCCTCAGACGCCCGGCCTCTTCTAGCTGTGCCCTCATCAGCTCCAGCTCCTCATCTTTATGGGTCAACTCCAACTTCACTGACTCAAACTCCACCTGTGGACACAAATGATTTATCATTGTGCCTTTGTCATCTTATATTAGTTTatatagggctgcacaattttttgcaattacaattatggatgccacattTACTTAATCATTCAAAGTGGCAACTGattgttcaaagtccacttatgttattctgtgtgttttttctttctacatatcttaagggttttttccattattgtaattttagttttggTATAATATAATACCATTCAGatttttactttataatttaaagaagaaaccaatctgatgtatagttgacatttgaggctaaatactatagaaaagcactacaagtttttcagttagtgttttcagctggcttattttcatataaaaatacagcatgcatttgcattaaacaaatggtataaacatcattcaatgtaaattgtgataatcataatgaataaaatcgcaattacaatttcaagtgaataatcaacaattataattgtcataatcgtgcagccctaagtttatatattaaattttttaagttttattttagtaattttagcacttTTACTTGAAAAACGGTTACAATGACATTtaactaaattttttatttattttaatattactttcaAATTTATCAGTTTTAGATAACAACAAACATGAAAAGACCACCTAATGAAAAGACCAACAAACTATTTGACTAGGGTTACTAGAAGTCATAAACTGAAACTTGTTAGGCTTGATTAGCCCGCCTTTTCTGATGTGATCTGGCATCATATAACTACTGGATACAGTAACATACAAACAATAACCATAATATTGACTAATAATTAGATCCCATTTCTATGAACACCGATGACAAATAACAGTAAACAAACCCAGATCTGTATCCACTTCATGACATCAGTCGTTTCTGGACTATTGCACCCCTCTCTGAATTCACTCAGGAAATGACAcccatatttatattaatatcacAGTGTATAAACAACAGACTGAATAACTAGTTCAAGGCCATGCATTTTGGGAGCATTCgtatcaaaaatatatctaaacaaGTTTTAAAGAATAATTCACACCCTCAGATCATCTAAGAtcttgatgagtttgtttcttctttggaacaaatttgtagatgtttcttcttttttgctTTCTGGACTCTCATTTAGAGAAATGCtaagtttctccaaatctgttccaatgaagaaacatctACAGTACATCTTGGGTGGCCATGGGGGTGATgtgtcatttttggctgaactattcctttaacaccaAACAGGTTCAAGTGTTAGCATTCACACAGTGTCAATCCCAAAACTTTGCATATGATCACATTCATCACAATTGGTGACAGAATTAGTGGCATCATAACACATATTTTTAGTCAGTTCACTCTAACTAGTCTAGTTATTGAAGTCTGTATATTTAATGTCTGATTTCACCCTAAGCAAACCGGTTTTCAGTCCAACAAGGCAGGCGTTCCAGCCTCTGAGTGTCTGTGAATATTGATGCGGGACGTGAATAAAACCGTTCTCGTGTGCAGCCCCTCAGAAGGAAGGCTTTGTTAAAAATCAGCTGAGACTGAAGCACTACAACAGAAGTGTTTGTACTGCCGTGACAGCAGCTgcaaaaaacacattcaaaatcaCCAGGCATCTCCAGCGAATCACATTCCATAAGCAAAATCAGCCCTAAATTACTCAACCTTAGTCATCCTAGGTctacatgactttcttctttcagaagaatccagtcggagttgtattaaaaatggtctttgatctttcaagctgtttcatttcactcagcaggtgttgcatgcatcagtccaaaataagttaaataaaaatgcttaTCCATAAAAAGAAGCGTCTCAGACGGCTGGGGGGGTGAACAAATTCCTCCTGCagcgaatcgatgcattttttgaagaaaaatatctatattcaaaactta
Protein-coding regions in this window:
- the LOC127963649 gene encoding protein bicaudal D homolog 2-like, which codes for MLEEGDGELEEIGGGGDGGLQAEVERLAAELQEANEEKLQAAWYGLAVLEENAALKVKHSQLEEEHEALKVEVTQLREALADSVSSHKRAAADGESREDRLLQESATKEAAMEIRMDELQAELKQARVMLANTSAENERLASLSTQLKKECECLEVEKNRIREEMKEYKTREVRQLQDNSELEEENISLQKQVSVLKENQVEFESVKLELTHKDEELELMRAQLEEAGRLREIAERQLDEALEALKEEREQKNNLRRELTTLTLNPFDSFGHIELQLDDSRDGEKDRGGGEEEEEMDSGYNNSKGMERNRCSTPRNSDVFLRPQAPGLVADLLSELHLSDSQKLKQQLLQVEREKATLSSTVHDLQQQLSQSEDALSEQRVKMEQLTQRLETLQGTALKRPAERENGMSPSPRPLQNQEAENVISYYEVDAKSTEVLECRMQAVNEELVHLHEELKEAGEHSKALEERYKQEKERWRGEAQELADKIRQCIAASRQDQERIGQLEREIGATRQVATDSEGHLSAAQEELLAFSEELANLYHHVCVCNNLTPSRVTLDYYREGAQAGRTHSHLQPHHYHRSLRRHRRSGEVLDLGSGGSGDASSSCGSCPGSPTLDFRDPTNVRHLVAVIRCQIKHLQVAVDLCRQRNLLSSPAAGESTESDRDTEALIEEVLKLKSLLSTKREQIATLRTVLKANKQTAELALTNLKTKYETEKSMVTDTMKKLRNELKALKEDAATFSSLRVMFASRCDQYVTQLDEMQRQLAAAEDEKKTLNSLLRMAIQQKLALTQRLEDLEAPLSNGGSPRLSRTKHLSKSGRAQRSPMRSSPRSSPLLVPAGPQNTSSHTRALSRSLHCSPR